One Rosa chinensis cultivar Old Blush chromosome 5, RchiOBHm-V2, whole genome shotgun sequence genomic region harbors:
- the LOC112203965 gene encoding uncharacterized protein LOC112203965, whose protein sequence is MVVCKKDNYPFELFASKMQHEDTLMIKKYNPMHKCTRKFSNAMVRQRYLTAKFKDQIALNEDIRPENLAKMMSASIRAGVSKSMAYRAKKATLLEVEGSMKGQYARLDDYERELQMVDLTTTVDLKCDFNNSDNAPVFKRLYICLGALKNGFKAGCRSLIRLDGAHLKTCFGGQLLTAYAMVEPETKDSWIWFLELFCKDLSWENNGRGWIFISDKQKGLKPALEEVVPSA, encoded by the exons ATGGTTGTTTGCAAGAAAGACAACTATCCATTTGAGTTGTTTGCTTCCAAGATGCAACATGAAGACACATTGATGATAAAGAAGTATAATCCCATGCATAAGTGCACAAGGAAGTTTAGCAATGCCATGGTGAGGCAGAGATACTTAACAGCCAAGTTCAAGGATCAAATTGCCCTAAATGAAGACATAAGACCAG AGAATTTAGCTAAGATGATGTCGGCAAGCATTAGGGCAGGAGTTTCAAAGAGTATGGCCTATAGAGCAAAGAAAGCTACCTTGTTAGAGGTTGAAGGATCAATGAAGGGGCAATATGCAAGGCTGGATGATTATGAAAGAGAACTTCAAATGGTTGATCTAACAACCACAGTTGACCTGAAATGTGACTTCAACAACTCAGACAATGCACCTGTTTTCAAGAGGCTATACATTTGCTTAGGAGCTCTGAAGAATGGTTTTAAGGCTGGCTGTAGATCATTGATTCGATTGGATGGAGCTCATTTGAAGACTTGTTTTGGTGGCCAACTCCTAACTGCTTATGCAATGGTTGAGCCGGAGACAAAGGACTCTTGGATATGGTTTTTGGAGTTGTTTTGCAAGGATTTGAGCTGGGAGAATAATGGTAGAGGCTGGATATTCATAAGTGATAAGCAAAAAGGTTTGAAACCTGCATTAGAAGAGGTTGTTCCATCTGCATAG